Proteins co-encoded in one Neofelis nebulosa isolate mNeoNeb1 chromosome 2, mNeoNeb1.pri, whole genome shotgun sequence genomic window:
- the LOC131505320 gene encoding SCAN domain-containing protein 1-like, giving the protein METEGYLETQRNREVQNDKIRPPSNEMVAEESEVVLISAPQVQVPREPSGLPPESLDEDSAEDLETMPRRNRPNAAASRQRFRKFRYEDAAGPREVLRHLQELAGQWLRPDIHTKEQIVEMLVQEQFQAVLPEELRARAQRCQPGVRITG; this is encoded by the coding sequence ATGGAGACTGAAGGGTACttagagacacaaagaaatagagaagtcCAGAATGATAAAATAAGGCCACCGTCAAATGAGATGGTGGCCGAGGAGTCAGAAGTTGTCCTCATATCGGCTCCCCAGGTCCAGGTTCCGCGAGAGCCTTCCGGGCTTCCACCAGAGAGCCTCGATGAAGACTCTGCCGAAGACCTTGAGACCATGCCACGAAGGAATCGTCCCAACGCTGCAGCCTCCAGGCAGAGGTTCAGGAAATTCCGCTATGAGGATGCAGCCGGGCCCAGGGAGGTCCTCCGACATCTGCAGGAGCTTGCTGGACAGTGGCTGAGACCCGATATTCACACAAAGGAGCAGATTGTGGAGATGCTGGTGCAGGAGCAGTTCCAGGCTGTCCTGCCCGAGGAGCTCCGAGCTCGGGCCCAGAGATGTCAGCCTGGGGTCAGAATCACGGGCTGA